From Salvelinus sp. IW2-2015 linkage group LG18, ASM291031v2, whole genome shotgun sequence, a single genomic window includes:
- the hkdc1 gene encoding hexokinase HKDC1, whose protein sequence is MFAVHLLSFYFSKLQEDQIKKVDRFLYAMRLSDDQLVDISARFRAGMEKGLSSESNATAAVKMLPTHVLSTPDGSEKGEFLALDLGGSKFKVLQVKVSENGKRRVEMESETYPIPEELLNGRGTEIFDHVAESLKDFLQKKHINQKRKALGFTFSFPCGQSKIDEGVLLSWSKNYKARGVLGTNVVQSLRQAIDRVGGINVDVLALVNDTVGTMMTCGYDDQRCEVGVIIGTGTNACYMEELRHIDLVEGDEGRMCINTEWGAFGDDGALNDFITHFDREIDAASTNPGKQLFEKMVSGMYMGELVRLILLKMAKKGLLFDGRVSDALRTKGKFQTKHITLIEQYKDGLKNTREILTELGLSPSADDCLAVQHVSTIVSFRSANLCAAALAAILTRIRENRKLKSLRITVGVDGTVYRTHPQYPKRLHKVVRRLVPECHVRFVLSESGSSKGAAMVTAVAQRLAAQRREINDTLALLSLSPENLQQVREKMRVELERGLRRDSHRTASVKMLPSFVYRTPDGTEXGKYLALDLGGTNFRVLVVKIRSGIRKSVRMYNKIYAIPLEIMQGTGEELFDHIVQCISDFLDYMGMKNTRLPLGFTFSFPCRQTGIDKGSLVSWTKGFKATDCEGNDVVEMLREAIKRRNEFDLDIVAVVNDTVGTMMTCAYEDPKCEIGLIAGTGSNVCYMEEMRNIEMVEGDEGQMCVNTEWGGFGENDCIEDIRTRFDREVDEGSLNNGKQRFEKMTSGMYLGEIVRQILIDLTRRGLLFRGHITEPLKTRGIFETKFLSQIESDRLALLQVRSILQQLGLDSTCNDSIIVKEVCGTVSRRAAQLCGAGMAAIVDKIXENRGXNQMXITVGVDGTLYKLHPHFSRILKDTVKALAPQCDVEFVLSEDGSGKGAALITAVARGET, encoded by the exons ATGTTTGCGGTGCACttgctctctttctatttctccaaGCTGCAGGAGGACCAAATCAAGAAG GTGGACAGGTTCCTGTATGCCATGCGTCTCTCCGATGACCAGTTAGTGGACATTTCAGCTCGCTTTCGTGCAGGGATGGAAAAAGGACTGTCCAGTGAAAGCAACGCTACAGCCGCGGTCAAGATGCTGCCCACACATGTCCTCTCAACCCCTGATGGATCAG AGAAGGGAGAGTTCCTGGCGTTAGATCTGGGCGGCTCCAAGTTTAAAGTGCTGCAGGTGAAGGTGTCTGAGAATGGGAAGAgaagggtggagatggagagtgagacaTACCCTATCCCAGAGGAACTCCTGAACGGTAGAGGGACTGAG ATYTTTGACCATGTTGCAGAGTCTCTGAAAGACTTCCTGCAAAAGAAGCACATCAACCAGAAGAGGAAAGCTTTGGGCTTCACCTTCTCTTTCCCTTGTGGACAGTCCAAAATAGATGAG GGAGTGCTGTTGTCATGGTCAAAGAACTACAAGGCCAGAGGAGTCCTGGGGACCAATGTGGTGCAATCCTTGAGACAGGCCATTGATAGAGTCGGG GGAATCAATGTGGATGTCCTGGCCCTTGTTAATGACACAGTGGGAACCATGATGACCTGTGGCTATGACGACCAGCGTTGTGAAGTGGGGGTCATCATAG GCACAGGTACTAATGCTTGTTACATGGAGGAGCTGAGACACATTGACCTGGTGGAGGGAGACGAGGGCAGGATGTGCATCAACACAGAGTGGGGAGCCTTCGGGGACGATGGGGCACTCAATGACTTCATTACACACTTTGACCGAGAGattgatgctgcctccaccaacCCAGGGAAGCAACT GTTTGAGAAGATGGTGAGTGGGATGTACATGGGGGAGTTGGTGAGACTCATTCTGTTAAAGATGGCCAAGAAGGGACTACTGTTTGATGGCAGAGTTTCCGATGCTCTACGCACCAAAGGGAAATTTCAGACCAAACACATCACTTTAATTGAACA GTACAAAGACGGGCTGAAGAACACCAGGGAAATCCTTACGGAGCTCGGCCTGTCTCCCTCAGCAGATGATTGCCTTGCCGTCCAACACGTCTCCACCATCGTGTCCTTCAGGTCAGCTAACCTCTGCGCTGCCGCGCTGGCTGCCATCCTCACCCGCATCCGCGAGAACAGGAAGCTGAAGAGCTTGCGGATCACTGTTGGGGTTGACGGAACTGTCTACAGAACACATCCACA gtACCCCAAGAGGCTCCACAAGGTGGTGCGCCGGTTGGTGCCAGAGTGCCATGTGCGCTTTGTGCTGTCTGAGAGTGGTAGCAGTAAGGGGGCTGCTATGGTAACAGCGGTGGCTCAGAGGCTGGCGGCCCAGAGGAGGGAGATCAACGACACTCTTGCTCTACTCAGCCTGAGTCCAGAGAACCTCCAGCAGGTCAGGGAAAAGATGAGAGTGGAGCTAGAGAGAGGCCTTAGGAGGGATTCTCACAGAACTGCCTCTGTTAAAATGCTGCCCTCCTTTGTGTACAGGACACCTGATGGGACAG AGKGAGGAAAGTACTTGGCTTTGGACCTGGGAGGAACTAACTTCCGGGTGTTGGTGGTGAAGATCCGGAGTGGAATACGCAAGTCTGTCCGCATGTACAACAAGATCTACGCCATCCCTCTGGAGATCATGCAGGGCACAGGAGAGGAG CTGTTCGACCACATTGTCCAGTGCATCTCAGATTTTCTGGACTACATGGGGATGAAGAATACTCGTCTCCCGCTTGGTTTCACCTTTTCTTtcccctgcagacagacaggaatCGATAAG GGAAGTTTGGTTAGCTGGACCAAAGGGTTCAAAGCCACAGACTGTGAAGGAAATGATGTTGTGGAAATGCTCCGAGAGGCTATCAAAAGACGGAAT GAATTTGATCTTGACATTGTTGCTGTGGTGAATGACACAGTGGGCACAATGATGACATGTGCATATGAAGACCCCAAGTGTGAGATAGGACTCATTGCTG ggACGGGGAGTAATGTGTGCTACATGGAGGAGATGAGGAACATTGAGATGGTGGAGGGGGACGAGGGACAGATGTGTGTGAACACAGAGTGGGGCGGTTTTGGCGAGAATGACTGCATAGAGGACATCCGGACCAGATTTGACAGAGAAGTAGATGAGGGGTCATTGAACAACGGCAAACAAAG GTTTGAGAAGATGACCAGTGGTATGTACTTGGGGGAGATAGTGAGGCAGATTCTCATCGACCTAACCAGGAGAGGTCTTCTGTTCCGAGGCCACATCACAGAGCCTCTGAAGACCAGGGGCATCTTCGAGACCAAGTTCCTGTCCCAAATAGAGAG TGACCGGTTGGCGCTACTGCAGGTGAGGTCCATCCTGCAGCAGCTGGGTCTGGACAGCACATGTAATGACAGTATCATCGTCAAGGAGGTGTGTGGTACAGTGTCCCGCCGGGCGGCTCAGCTCTGTGGAGCCGGAATGGCTGCCATTGTCGACAAAATCKGAGAGAACCGTGGGCMGAACCAAATGYACATCACCGTGGGGGTGGACGGAACACTCTACAAGCTGCATCCACA CTTTTCCAGAATCCTCAAGGACACGGTCAAGGCTCTGGCGCCACAGTGTGATGTGGAGTTTGTCCTATCAGAAGATGGCAGTGGCAAAGGGGCCGCCCTCATCACAGCTGTGGCGCGTGGAGAGACTTAA